A stretch of DNA from Mesorhizobium onobrychidis:
CAAAGGACCAAGCCAATGCCCCGCGTTCTCGTCTCAGACAAACTCTCCACCACTGCCGTGCAGATCTTTAGGGATCGCGGCATCGACGTCGACTACCTGCCCGACCTCGGCAAGGACAAGGAAAACCTGCTCGAAGTGATCGGCCAGTATGACGGCCTCGCCATCCGTTCGGCGACCAAAGTCACCGAGAAGCTGATCAACGCCGCCACCAGACTCAAGGTCGTCGGCCGCGCCGGCATCGGCGTCGACAATGTCGACATCCCGGCGGCGAGCCGCAAGGGCATCATCGTGATGAACACGCCCTTCGGCAATTCGATCACCACCGCCGAGCATGCCGTCGCCATGATCTTCGCGCTGGCCCGCCAGATACCCGAAGCCAATGCCTCGACCCATGCCGGCAAATGGGAAAAGAACCGCTTCATGGGCATCGAGATCACCGGCAAGACACTGGGCATCATCGGCTGCGGCAATATCGGCTCGATCGTCGCCACGCGCGGCGTCGGCCTGAAGATGCATGTCATCGCTTTCGACCCGTTCCTGTCGGACAGTCGCGCCGAGGAACTCGGCGTCGAGAAGGTCGAGCTGGACGAGCTGTTCACCCGCGCCGATTTCATCACCCTGCACACGCCGTTGACCGACAAGACGCGCAACATCATCGACGCCGCGGCGATCGCCAAAATGAAGACCGGCGTGCGCATCATCAACTGCGCCCGTGGCGGGCTGATCGTCGAGGCCGACCTGATCGCGGCGCTGAAAAGCGGCAAGGTGGCAGGCGTCGGCATCGATGTGTTCGAGGTTGAACCCGCCGAGCAGAACGAACTGTTCGGCATGGAGAATGTTGTGGTGACGCCGCATCTCGGCGCTTCGACCACCGAGGCGCAAGAGAATGTCGCCCTGCACGTCGCCGAGCAGATGTCCGACTATCTGATCAAGGGCGCCGTTTCCAACGCCATCAACATGCCGTCGATCACCGCCGAAGAGGCGCCGCGCCTGAAGCCTTTCGTCAAGCTGGCCGAAGTGCTCGGCGCCTTTGTCGGCCAGGTCACCGAGGATCCGATCAAGGAGGTCGAGATCCTGTTCGACGGCTCGACCGCGACGATGAACACGCGCGCGCTGATCAGCGCCACCCTTGCCGGACTGATTCGGCCGCAGGTCTCCGATGTTAACATGGTGTCGGCGCCGATCATGGTGAAGGAGCGCGGCATCATCGTCGCCGAGGTCAAGCGCGACAAATCCGGCGTGTTCGACGGCTATATCAAGTTGACGGTCAAGACCGAGCATAGGACGCGTTCGATCGCCGGCACCTGCTTTTCGGACGGCAAGCCGCGCTTCATCCAAATCAAAGGCATCAACCTAGACGCCGAGGTCGGCCAGCACATGCTCTACACGACGAATGCCGATGCGCCCGGCATCATCGGTCTGCTCGGCACGGTCTGCGGCGAGAACGGCGTCAACATCGCGAACTTCCAGCTCGGCCGCAACCGGCCTGGCGGCGATGCCATCGCGCTGCTCTATCTCGATGCGCCGTTTCCGGAAAACGTGCTGGAACAGGTGCGGGCGCACAAGTCGATCGACTCCGCCAAGCGGCTGCATTTCGATGTGGGCGGCGCCTGAATCATGCCCGCGCGCCCCGCGTGCTCCACAAGCACACGGGGCGTTTCGACAATCATGGCTGCGACGGGCTCTGGATTGCACCATTCTGATCCGATCCCGAACATCTGCCGGCTAAATCGCCAGCTTCCTTCCGCTGTATTCGGCGAGGCTGATGCCGCCGAGCACCAGCACGAGGGCCAGACCCTGATAGAGCTGGAATGTCTCACCGACGATCAGCACCGACAGCAGCGTGCCGAAGATCGGCACCAGGTTGATGAACAGGCCGGCCCGGTTGGCGCCGATCAGTTCGTTGCCCCTGATATAGAAAATCTGCGAGACGACTGAGGCGCCGATCGCGGTGTAGAACGCTATCGCCCAGCCGCGCGCATCGGGGACGATGACCTTGCCGGCGGCCACTTCCCACAGGAAGAAAGGCAGCGAGGTGACAAGTGCGGCAATCGACAGCGCCAGCATCAGGCTTTGCCAGCGTATGGCCGGCTTCAGCCGCAGCCCGACCGAGTAGAAACTGTAACAAAGCACCGCGATCAGCATAATGGCGTCGCCGAAGTTGAGATCCAGCTTGAGAAGCTGGCGCAGATCGCCATGGCTGGCGGTCAGGGCGACGCCGATGATCGTCAGCACGACGCCGGCGATCTGCACCCGGTTCACACGCAGGCGAAACAACACGAAATTGGCGAGGATGATCACGATCGGGATCGCCGCCTGCTCGATCGAGACGTTGATCGCCGTCGTGTAGTTGAGCGCCGTGTAGAAGATCGCGTTGAAGAAGGTGAAGCCGCAAGCGCCGAGCCCGCCAAGCAGCAACCAATGCTGGCGCACCACCGGCCAATCCTCGCGCAGCGTTCGCCAGCCGATCGGCAGCATGATCAGAACGGCCAGAACCCAGCGCAGGAAGACCAGCGTCATCGGCGAAATGTGGTCGACCGCCAGCTTGCCGGCCACGGAGTTGCCGCCCCACAGCAAGGTGGTGAACAGCAAGAACAGATAGGCGGTTCGATGCATCGCGAAATTCCAGCCGGGGAGGGGCAGGCGAAGGGTCTTTGCCGACCTATTGTGGCGGTTCGCGCAAGTAAATGATGTCAAAGGCGAAAATTGTTGTGCCTGAGGGCGCTTTCGGCGGTAAAGAATGGTCGCGCTCGCCGGGTCTTGACGTTATAGAGCGACGTGCGTCCACTTGGACGGACAAAGTACGCGTCTCAAGGCTTGAATGTCCGCATCGTGCTTCCGAAATCGATTCCGATTTTCGGGCCTATGCGATAGAAGCCTGTCGTTTCGAACCATTTCAAGCCGCTCCGAGCGGCGCCTCAAGGGAAAAGAAACATGGCCAATGTGGTGGTCGTCGGCTCGCAATGGGGCGACGAGGGCAAAGGCAAGATCGTTGACTGGCTGTCGGAACGCGCTGACGTCGTCGTGCGCTTCCAGGGCGGCCACAATGCCGGCCATACGCTGGTCGTCGACGGCAAGGTCTACAAGCTGTCGCTGCTGCCGTCCGGCGTGGTGCGACAAGGCAAGCTGTCCATCATCGGCAATGGCGTCGTCTTCGACCCGCACGCCTTCGTCGCGGAAGTGGCGAAATTGAAAGCGCAAGGCGTCGATGTGACGCCCGAGCGCCTGAAAATAGCCGAAAACACCGCGCTTATCCTGTCCTTGCACCGGGAGCTGGACGGATTCCGCGAAGACGCCGCCTCCAATTCCGGAACGAAGATCGGCACGACCCGTCGCGGCATCGGCCCCGCTTATGAGGATAAGGTGGGCCGGCGCGCGGTCAGGGTGATGGACTTGGCGGATTTGGAAACGCTGCCCTTGAAGGTCGACAGGCTGCTAACGCATCACAATGCGCTGCGCCGTGGGCTCGGTCACGCCGAGGTCACGCATGACGCCATCATGAGTGAGCTGATTTCGGTCGCCGACGAGATCCTGCCCTATATGGACCGTGTCTGGAAGATCCTCGACGACAAGCGCCGCGCCGGCGAACGCATCCTGTTCGAGGGCGCGCAAGGCACGCTGCTCGACATCGACCACGGCACTTATCCATTCGTCACCTCGTCCAACACGGTCGCCGGTCAAGCGGCCGCCGGATCCGGTGTCGGCCCGGGTGCCATCGGTTATGTGCTCGGCATCACCAAGGCCTATACGACGCGTGTCGGCGAAGGTCCGTTCCCGACCGAACAGAAGAACGAGATCGGCGAGTTCCTGGGCACGCGCGGCCACGAGTTCGGCGTCGTCACCGGCCGCAAGCGCCGCTGCGGCTGGTTCGATGCCGTGCTGGTTCGCCAGGCCGTTGCCGTCAACGGCATCAAGGGCATCGCGCTGACCAAGCTCGATGTGCTCGACGGGCTGGACGAGATCAAGGTCTGCACCGGCTACCGCCTCGATGGCGAGGCGATCGATTATCTGCCGGCCAGCCAAGGTGCGCAGGCGCGCGTCGAACCGGTGTACGAGACGCTGGAGGGCTGGAAAGGCACCACCGCCGGCGCCAGAAGCTGGAACGATCTGCCGGCCCAGGCAGTCAAATATGTCCGTCACATCGAGGAGCTGATCGGCGCGCCGGTCGCACTCCTTTCCACCAGCCCTGAACGGGACGACACAATACTTGTGACCGATCCGTTTCAAGACTAGATTCTCAGCCGTTCCGGGCATCGCGGCCGATTTGCGGGGGCCGGCCCAGAAACGAAATGCAGGTCGACTGAAGCATGGCAGATTTTGTTGGTGCTCTGAAAAAGACGCTCAATGGTCTCGGCGAGCCGTCGCCGGAGGTACGCGCGAGGGTCTATGACAAGGCCCGTTCGACGATCGCGGACAAGCTGGCCAAGATCACGCCGCCGCTGGCGCCTTCGGTCGTTGCCCAGCATAAGCGCACCCTGGAAGACGCCATCGCCAGCGTCGAGCGGGATTATACCAGGAGTGTGCCGGTATCCGATCCGCTGTCGGAGCTGGAAGACATCTTCTCCTCCATCGACCGCAACAAGAACCAACCCAGCCATGTTCGGCAGCCGGCAAAAACCGAGCCGGCGTGGCAGCCGGCAGAGACTGAGCCGGCATGGCAGCCGGTAAAGACTGAGCCGGCATGGCAGCCGGCGCCTGCCGCCAAAGCCGCGCCGAATTGGCAAAAACCGCCATCCGTTGCTTCTCCTCCAGAGCACACCGATGCGGTGCCTTCGGACGCGGGTCTTCCAGCGGAGGACGAGAAGAGCGATACCTTTAGAGACGAT
This window harbors:
- the serA gene encoding phosphoglycerate dehydrogenase, translated to MPRVLVSDKLSTTAVQIFRDRGIDVDYLPDLGKDKENLLEVIGQYDGLAIRSATKVTEKLINAATRLKVVGRAGIGVDNVDIPAASRKGIIVMNTPFGNSITTAEHAVAMIFALARQIPEANASTHAGKWEKNRFMGIEITGKTLGIIGCGNIGSIVATRGVGLKMHVIAFDPFLSDSRAEELGVEKVELDELFTRADFITLHTPLTDKTRNIIDAAAIAKMKTGVRIINCARGGLIVEADLIAALKSGKVAGVGIDVFEVEPAEQNELFGMENVVVTPHLGASTTEAQENVALHVAEQMSDYLIKGAVSNAINMPSITAEEAPRLKPFVKLAEVLGAFVGQVTEDPIKEVEILFDGSTATMNTRALISATLAGLIRPQVSDVNMVSAPIMVKERGIIVAEVKRDKSGVFDGYIKLTVKTEHRTRSIAGTCFSDGKPRFIQIKGINLDAEVGQHMLYTTNADAPGIIGLLGTVCGENGVNIANFQLGRNRPGGDAIALLYLDAPFPENVLEQVRAHKSIDSAKRLHFDVGGA
- a CDS encoding DMT family transporter yields the protein MHRTAYLFLLFTTLLWGGNSVAGKLAVDHISPMTLVFLRWVLAVLIMLPIGWRTLREDWPVVRQHWLLLGGLGACGFTFFNAIFYTALNYTTAINVSIEQAAIPIVIILANFVLFRLRVNRVQIAGVVLTIIGVALTASHGDLRQLLKLDLNFGDAIMLIAVLCYSFYSVGLRLKPAIRWQSLMLALSIAALVTSLPFFLWEVAAGKVIVPDARGWAIAFYTAIGASVVSQIFYIRGNELIGANRAGLFINLVPIFGTLLSVLIVGETFQLYQGLALVLVLGGISLAEYSGRKLAI
- a CDS encoding adenylosuccinate synthase, with product MANVVVVGSQWGDEGKGKIVDWLSERADVVVRFQGGHNAGHTLVVDGKVYKLSLLPSGVVRQGKLSIIGNGVVFDPHAFVAEVAKLKAQGVDVTPERLKIAENTALILSLHRELDGFREDAASNSGTKIGTTRRGIGPAYEDKVGRRAVRVMDLADLETLPLKVDRLLTHHNALRRGLGHAEVTHDAIMSELISVADEILPYMDRVWKILDDKRRAGERILFEGAQGTLLDIDHGTYPFVTSSNTVAGQAAAGSGVGPGAIGYVLGITKAYTTRVGEGPFPTEQKNEIGEFLGTRGHEFGVVTGRKRRCGWFDAVLVRQAVAVNGIKGIALTKLDVLDGLDEIKVCTGYRLDGEAIDYLPASQGAQARVEPVYETLEGWKGTTAGARSWNDLPAQAVKYVRHIEELIGAPVALLSTSPERDDTILVTDPFQD